AACAGCGTCTTTGCAGCTCTACCGAACTGGCTTTTGCCATCGCTCTTGCTCGTCATGATAATTGTTGTTGTATTAGTCATGATGAGCATAATGCACCACTAAGCAATCGATGCGCCCCGATGTGCGCACTAATCGCCGGCAGCGCCGACAGCAATTTCATTGCCGCCACCACTTAATTACGACTGGCACACCTGTCTATTTTCGCCGCCAGAATGAAATCATTTTCCGTCAGTCCGCGACTGGCATGAGTCCATATCTCAACCCGCAACTCCCCCCAGCGTACAATCAAATCAGGATGATGATTTTCCTTTTGTGCAATTGCCCCAACCTTTGTAGCCAGATCCAGTGCCTCCTGAAAGTTATCGAAGCGAAAGCTTTTCACAATTTTCTTGTCATCTTCGCATTGCCAACCATCTAATTGCGCAAGCAGTGGCACAATCTCTGTGGTAGACAACGCAGTTGCCTCACCTCTACAAGGCTGACAGGTCTTCTCTGACAAACTCAAGTTTGGCTCTCCTTGCTAAATTGATCAACAAAATCCTCAGGCTCACTTGCAGTAATCTCCATCGAGAACACATCCGAACGGTCGGACTTGAGGTCCTCCTCTTTCTCCGCTGGAAGTCTCATCAAAACAAGCTCGATGTTATACATCAAATTGAAAGTGACACGGGACATCTGAGAATAATTAATTGCGTCGAACCATCCCATGACGATCGGGATTAAACTCCAGCATGTTGCCAGATAAATCATGCCAGGAACCTTTTCGCCTAAATAGAACTTATGAGCACCCACTCCGCCTAGCACCGCCGCTAGTATCACAGCGGTTTGTTTGCGACGCCCTTCAGGCAGTTGATCAGATGCCGCTTGAATCAATAATGACTTTCTCTCTCTCACAGCCGAAGCTGTTTTCAGCGCACGCAAGTGTTTAGCGTCACTGCGAACCAAAGGTACACCTTCGGCCCCGCAAAAACATCGCACTCTCAAAGAAATACCCTTTCGTACATGGTAGACTTCCGACTCCAACAATATTCTCTTACACTGACCACAGTAGAGTGGAGCTAGCTTCAATTCGGAGCCGACCGGCGGTCTGAAACTGGCATGGCGATCTACGGACGACAGGATATCCATTGTAGAAAGACTCAATTGTCTGGCTCGCTTCGCAAATTCGTCGGACTGCTCTGCTACGACATCTTTGTTCAACTGAGAAAGCAACATATATTGCTCTGTTGCTTCGCCCCTCTTATCAAGCTTTTCAAGCGCCTTTGCTAAACCCTTACGCACTTCAATTTCGCGCATCACTTGATTAGGTAAAGCTTTCGTTCGAGCAAGCGCCTCCAGAAAACAATTCTGTGCCTCGCCGTAATTCTCAGATTCGAGAGCGGCGTGTCCTCTGTCTAACCAATCCTGGTAAGACTGAGATAATTCGACCGTATTATATGCCTCATCTTCTCCAACTGAAACAGGAGCTTCAGCATTTTCGGCACAAAGACGTCCGCAGTTATGGCAGCTAAGCTGCCAGGGTTCTAAGAGCGTTTCGCAATCAGGACAGGGTCGCAAATCTGTAGTGTCAAAACTCTGCTCATGTGCAAGCGATGCAGCAGCAGCAGCGTCAACGGCTGCATCGACCGCAAAATCAATAGGCATGCTGGCAAAAGGTTCACCGTCAGTCAACGGCTTTTCAGGCTCCGGCGATTGTTCTTGTATTGGTTCTGTCATTTAAAATGATTGCCGCACTTGCCACATTATAGATGACAATCCAAATTCACAAGCAATCCAACAATCCGTGGGCAAGTTGAGAAAGTTGACTCACCGATCGTCTTTTTTCTCAAAAGGCAACGAATAAGCTGCCAATGGTCGAAAAGAAGGTCGAACCAGGGCATTGTCGGCAACACCATCTTTGATGGCAGACCAGTCTCGCTTGGGATTTAGCAACTCGAGAATGTCCGAATAGCTGGCAGCTGTTTTGTAAATCGGCGGATATACCTTCTTGGGCGGAACCATTGTGTCTGGGAGAGAAGTAGTCGGACCGGCATCACGACCAGAAGCTAACCTGCCAAAAATATTTTGATATTCAGTGGGCGGATGCGCGCCAAATTTTGCATAGAAGAACTTGATTCCAGCAGCTTCCGCTAAGCCTCCATCTTTAATTCGGCTATCACCAAACATTGCTGTCTGACTTGGTCTGACATTCAAATCATCCATTCGCTCTTTCAGATTGCCCATATGAGGCTTTTCTCCGGACCGCGACAGAACTTGAGTCTGTTCAAACGGTTTGTCAGCAGCCATGAAATCTGCAACGCGTTTCGCACCGTACTCCATCAACTTCGGATCGCTGAATGCTTCCGCTTTAGGCGGCACTGTCTCAAGCGCGTAGAATTCATCCATACGACGGGCCAGATCCATGGTATGCAGTCGGGCTAAACCAATGTAGTAGGGAGCATCGCTACGAGCCATTATGCGAACTCCATTAGCGCGCAGAGTATCGAGGGTTTCGGTGACCCCGTCAAAAGGCTTAAGCAATTCGGCGCGCCGCGCATCCATATTTTTCCAGAAAGGATCAACCACTTGCCTGGTAAATTCCTCGGCAGTCATATTGAATTTTTCTGCCAGACCCGATTGCTCCAAGCTCCACGGGTAATCATGGCTGCGGTACTTGTCCATGACCACACCAATTTTCTGATAGATTTCAGTTTCCGGAATTTTTTGCTCTGCGCTTATTTTGGCAATGTTCTCACGGACAGCCGGCGCAAAATAGTCAGTAAAAGCACCCATAGTGCCATCTATATCAGTAACCAAAAGCTTCAACTTTGGCGGCTGAACCGTATCTGCAATCTTCCATAGATTTGCTTTTACATCAGCGCCCGATACCTTTCCTGTCACCATGTCGAAGGCGCCCATATCTTTGCCGAAAACGGCATTAGCAGCACCCTTGCCCGCCATTCCTCCTACCATTGCCATTGGCATTGACGACAGGAACGCCGTTCCTTCATGAGAGACACTGTTGCGCAGGTCGCCTGTGACTTTACTCATATCAGCGTTGGGATCGCTGGCCTGATATAGCGCCGAGGCGGTCGATTCCCATAATCCGCGGGTGGCATAAGCCATCAGGGCGGCATTCGCCAGGCCCCGGGGATTGGCCATGGTTATGGCGGCGCCCATGGCAGCGTCCTGCCAGTGATGTTCAAGAAAGGTCGAGGTAGCCTTAACAGGATTGTCGGCAAAGTCTTTCTTGGCCTGCTGCAAGTCCGACCATGTGGTCGTTACAGCGTCCTGCAATCCGGGACCAATTCCATCGGTAAGGACAGCCGATTCACGTTTTAAGAAACTTTGTTCCATCTATGCCTGCCAGACGAGGATTCCATTGCCAGGATTATCCAGATCAAAGGCTGATAGAACCATCGTGTAAATCCCATTTGGTAAGCCAAATCGCTCTTTTCAGGGCAAATTTAATCGAATACGAGAAAATTAGCAAAACGGTCAATAGGCGCTCGCTTTAGCGAAAATCTGTTTTTTTAAGCGATATCAGCTTAAGTTTGAATTTTGAAACTTAAACTGATATCACCCTAAAAACCGACAGACCTGGTTCCAACCGCCAAATAACTAGTCAGTCGAGCCCCCACATGCGTTCAAAAACACCCCGATTTTGGGAACTAAAGAAGTATGATCACTCGACAAAAAACGCCCTATCTAATCTTCGCAATCGACGACAGGAAACTAGCGATTGAACTGGAAGTTGTCGAGCAAGTCTTCTCAGCAGTTGAAATCACGCCGCTAGAAGGAGCCCCAGAAACAATTCTTGGTCTGATTAATGTTCACGGGGCAATAATCGTAGTTTTAAATGTTCGCAAAAAGCTTGACCTTCACCAACGTTCGATCGAATTATCAGATCAAATCATCATGGTAAACGTGGACGATCGACAGCTCGGTCTCTTGGTCGATGATGTTGTGGAAGTTCTACAGACAGATCCTCAACAGTTTGAGGCGATGGTGGTCCCTGACGAAACGCCCTCCAAGCCGTCGCAAGCAAGACAGGGTTTTGAAAGCGACAACACTCCCATTGAACTTTACGATCTCAGAAACTTCCTTTCGGAAGAAGAAGAGAAACAGCTGAGACAAGCACTGCAAACGGCGTATAAGAACCTTTGAAAAACGACTTAGATGACGAATTGCTGAAGAAACTGAGCAATCATCTTGCTCAAAACATGGGCATCAGCTTTTCACCTCAACGAATTGACGATCTAAAAACCAAATTGTCCGCACTAGCCGACGCGTTCGAGTTCGAAGATCTGGAAATATTTGCCCAGTGGCTTTTAGCAGATAGCCTCAATAGAGAACAGATCGAATTGCTTGCCGATTTTTTGACGGTCGGAGAGACTTACTTTTTTCGCGATCCAAAATCATTTTTGGTGCTAGAGACTGAAATATTTCCACAGCTCATCGAAGCACGTCAGAAAACACGTTTTATGAGAATCTGGAGCACTGCCTGCTGTACTGGCGAGGAACCGTATTCAATAGCAATGCTCCTGACCAACATAATGCCTGATATCGACAAATGGCAAATCAGTATTCTCGCCACAGATATCAACCCAACTTTTCTAGAACGCGCCGAGAAAGGTCTCTACAGCGACTGGTCATTTCGTGCCACGCCCGATTCCTTCAAGGAAAAATTCTTTAAAGCTCAGAAAAAGGGGTTTCAAATTGATTCCAGAATCAAGAAATTAGTCAGATTCGAATGGATGAACCTTGCGGATTCAGGGCGCCTGAAAGATCCAAATTACGGCTCGATGGACATCATTTTTTGCAGAAACGTACTGATTTACTTTAGCAATGAACATGCCAGTCAAATCATCTCAGCCTTGAGCCATTGCCTTATACCAGACGGCTTTCTCTTCGTCGGTCCAAACGAGCTCTCGGCAGCTGACAACAAGACTTTTGAGTCGCTTCACCGAAGTGGTGCCATCATTTTGAAAAAGTGCGGATCCGCTGCAGAACCACAGACAGTGCCATCAAGAGATATGGATATTCACAAGTCCAGACTAGTTGCCTGTGATACCGTAAGTGATTGCAGCGCCAGCACCACTTTTATTGCGCCTGTGACAGCGGAAACGGGAGCCCAATCAAATCAGGAACGATGCTCTGACACAGGAATCAAAACTCCAAGTCTTGAGGAAGCACAAGCACGATACGACAAAGGATTGTACGAAGAAGCGGCTGAGATCCTCATGCTTCGCTGCCAAAATGGCGGTGATTATTCATCGCTGCTGCTGCTTGCCAAATCGTTCGCCAATCACAGTGATCTTAAAAGTGCCCTGAAGTGGTGCGATCTGGCAATTAAAGCCAACCGGTTGAATGCGGCGACTTATTACTTGCGTGCCACCATTTTGCAAGAGCAAGGCTCCAACAAAGAAGCTATCCACTCGCTAAAACAAGCATTGCTGATGGACTCAAGCTTTGTTCTAGCAGAATTCAATCTGGGCATTTTACACCGCCAGTCCGGAAACCAACGCGAGGCACAACGGCACTTCAAATCCGCTTTGAAACTACTTGGAGCATACCAGGAAGACGATATTTTGCCAGAATCAGATGGAACTACAGCCAGCAGCATGCGAATTATTGTAAGCTCATTGATGTCTGAGAGCAGGCGCTGATTATGGATAAACCATTTACCCGAGCCGAACAAGAAAATCTACAAGCCATGAAAAAGGCTGTCTTAAAAGCCCGAGCACGCGTTCTTGCAAAACCCCACAAACGCCTGGAAATTAAAACAGACCTGCTGGAAGTCGTTGAATTCGTTCTATCCGGTGAAAAATATTCTGTGCGTACAACCGACATTCGTGAAGTTCATTACTTGAAGAATGTCACCCGTATACCCTCTACCCCAGATTTCGTGGTCGGCGTCATCAGCCTGAGGGGGCAAATTATAGTGGTAATCGATATTCTGCGATTCTTTGAACTGCCTGGTTCAGAATTCTCCGTTTTTAACAAGGTAATTATCGTAGAAAAAGGCGATATCGTATTAGGTATCATTGCTGATGAAGTGACTGGCGTGCGTCAAATCGAACAATCCACAATTCAACCGTCACTATCCAGCCTGGCGGGCAAAAGAGCAAGGTTTCTGCGAGGCATTACAACTGACGGTGTCACCATTCTTGATGTAGAGAAAGTGCTCAAAGATAAAGACCTGCTAGTGACGGAACATGTTGAGGACTGAGCGCACAGGACGGGACTGTACGTGATTTGCTTAAGTGAACATATATGCTTGCATGATAGACCCAAGACAACGGACCATGGATGACAGAGTTTGGATAAAGGAAAAACTTCAGGATGTTCAAGAATTTAGCGACTCGACACAAGCTGCTTATCAGCTTTTCGACAATGATTTTCTGTATCTTGATCATTGCCGGCGCAGCTTGTTTGGCGCTCTCCGCCAAAAGTGCCGGAGAAACTGCAGCCCAAACGTCAACCCAGTTACTGCAAATAGCGGCCGATGTTGATTCTGCTCAAATGGCGATAATGAGCTCGAACGGCGACAAGCGCGAGATTCTTGGCGACCTATCCGATATGTCATTCGATTTGCGCCGGAAGATGGCAGCGCAATCAAATATTTCCGACTCATCGTTTTCAGAACTAGAACAAGCGGTTTCCAATTATCACCAGGGTCTGAAGCAATACACGCAACTACTGCAGTCAGGAGATGCAGTAGGAGCTCTAAAATTCGCTAATGAGACACAACTGAAAAAATGTAAAGCAGTGCACTCGCTGTGCAGCTCTATTGCTAAACAACAGATGATCACAGATCGCAACGAAAGAGACACTATCTTGCTCATCGCGTGTGTCGGAGGATTGGCAGTGTTCTTCGGAATCTTCTGCTTTATGGCATTGTGTGAGGAGATAGCTGCTCCCTTGCAACAATTGACGCTCGCCTCACAGCGGTTGGCAGCAGGAGATTTAGGAGCCCAACTGCCTGACTCCAATCGTAACGATGAAGTCGGTTCCGTTGTGAAAGCGTACACGAGCATGGTCATCTCGCTGCGAAACATCTCGGCTGCAGCGCAAAAGGTTGCTCAGGGCGATTTACGGGTTGAAGTCCAGCCCCGTTCAGACGAAGATTCGCTCGGTAAAGCATTCGCATCTATGGTCGAGAACATGTCATCAGCCACATCTCAAATCAAGTCTGCAGTTGAAGTGCTCTCCAATGCTGTCAGCAACATCATGGCTTCCGTCTCCGACTCCGCCTCGGGTGCAACAGAGACAGCCACGGCAGTGACAGAGACAACAACGACAGTTGAAGAAGTGCGTCAAACTTCACACATCGCCAATCAGAAAGCAAAAAACGTTGCGGAGAGCGCGCAGAAATCTGCTCAAATTTCGACAATGGGCCGAAAATCTACTGAAGAAACCATCCAGGGTATGAAACGTATACGCGAACAGATGGATCTGATTGCCGACAGTATGGTGCGGTTGAGCGAGAAGAGTCAGTCCATAGTAGAAATCATTGCGACAGTAGACGACCTGGCCCAACAATCGAACTTGCTTGCAGTCAATGCCTCAATCGAAGCAGCAAAAGCTGGCGAACTCGGTCGCGGATTCGCCGTTGTGGCCCAGGAAGTGAAAAGCATGTCCGATCAATCGAAACATGCAACAGCGCAAGTCCGCAAGATTCTTGGAGAAATTCAGCAGGCAACGAGTTCCGCGGCGATGGCAACAGAACTGGGCAGTCGAGCAGTAGATGCAGCAGTGACACAATCGAATCAAGCCGGCGAAGCTATCTCCACTCTGGCTAGCAGCGTTGCAGAATCAGCCAACGCGGCGGCGCAAATAGCTGTTTCGAGCCAACAGCAGCTAGCAGGAGTGGATCAGGTGGCCACTGCAATGCTCGGTATAAAAGATGCCACGGCTCAAAACTTGATTGCTATCAGGCGAGTAGAGGAAGCGACACTAACGCTGCAAGAACTTGGTGGAACGCTGAAAGTTTTGACGAAACGGTATCAACTCTAGGTGTTCAATGACCTCCTCAGAAGACGCGTTTTTAAAGAAGCTACGGGCGGCCTTTGTTGGCGAAGCACACGAACAAATTGAACACATATCTTTGGGTCTATCGCAGCTTCTAAGCACCACTGATGACACCGAGCGTCAGCGCATCGTAGAGAACACCTTCAGAGAACTGCACAACATGAAGGGTTCTGCCAGAGCCGTTAATCTACTCAGCCTCGAAGCAGTCTGTCAGTCGCTTGAAGATATTTTCGCACAATTCAAACGCTCAGATCGAGAAATCACGGCGGCTCTGCTGGACACTCTCCACGAGGTCGTAGATAGCTTATCAATTTTCTTGAATAGTCTGGAGACTTCTGAATCGATCGAACACTCCGCAGCCCTCGACAATATTCTTGAGACGCTATCAAAGCTAGACCGTTCAGAAGGCTCAAAAGCAAAATCGACGGACGCGAGCATATCTGAAGACACGCCTCTCCCAGACTGGTCAGACACCATCCCCACAGGGAAAGGCGAAGAGGAGTCCGAACAGGCGACAAAGAAAAAGATCGAAGATGAAAGTCCTGAATCAATTTTGGACAGCTTCGTCTTCGACTCATCATGGCAAGAAAGCAGCACACCGGGAGCACTTTTCGATATTGCGGAGACTCCCCCTCCTGCCACGACCGCTGCTCCCACTGGATTCAACGCAGTAACTGCGCCGACCGCTGCCCTGTTTGAAGCGACATCACCGATGATGGCATCCACAATCGCAGAATCAGCACGCGAATCTATTCGCATTCCGGCAGCCAGACTGGACGAATTGTTGATGCGAGCCGAAGACATGCTCAGCCTGAAAATAATGAGTCGACAACACAACAGCGATCTCAATAATGTCGGCTTTAGATTCGACGATTTCGCAAGAGAATTTTCCAAAATATACGCAGACGTTCGCGCCGCTCGACAGATGATAGACCGAGACCAGGCAACTTCCGAAGAAATTTTCATTGAATCCGTACTGACCAGAGTGCTTGAATTTCTCGATTCACAGCAACAACAGATGAGTGTTCTGGGCGCTCAGCTTAGCAACCTGCAGACTTCATCTCTAAACGACTTTAGAATTGCAAGCACTACAGTAGAAACCTTTCTCGAAAATACCAAGAAACTTTTGATGATGCCGGCATCGACCATGCTCGAATTGATGCCAAAAATGGTGCGCGAACTGTCGCGAGAGCTGGGAAAAGAAGTGGATCTCACCATCAACGGCGGCACAATACAGCTCGACAAGCGAGTTCTATCTCAAGTGAAGGATCCACTCATACACATATTACGCAACAGCATAGACCACGGTATGGAAAAACCAGAAGTAAGATTGGAGGCGGGGAAATCCAGACGCGGGTCGCTCATCATCAGCGTCATGCCTGAAGAAGGCAATACAGTGGAAATTGTTGTCACCGATGACGGTGCGGGAATCAACATAGAAAAAATAAAAACATTAGCCATAAAGAACGGGCTGCTGGACACCGAAAAGTCAAAATCGATGACCGACGCAGAGGCAATCGCCCTGATTTTTCAGTCCAGCTTCTCCACAAGCGACACGATTTCGGAAATTTCTGGAAGAGGACTGGGACTGGCAATTGCCAAAGAAAACATCGAAAAATTAGGCGGTAGACTTTTTGTGGAAAGTCGCAGGGGACTGGGAACCAGCTTCCGAATCAAGCTTCCCGTCACGGTGGCTACCTTCAGAGGCGTATTGATCAGGTGCTCAGATGAGACCCTGATAGTTCCCACTTCAGACCTGGAACGACTGATTAAAGTTAAACGCGAACACGTGACGATAAGCGAAACGAGCCGAATCATAAAAGTTGAAGGACGAGAAATTCCTTTGCTCAGGCTCGACGATGTCCTGGAGCTACCACTTTCGACGGCAAGTCCGTCTCAACATCTGGTTATGGTGCTTCGACACAGTGATTCTATGTGCGGATTCGAAATAGATGAAGTCCTGGAAGAGCAGGAAATCCTGGTAAAAAAACTATCGAAACCGTTGGTGCGTGTGAGAAACGTAGCAGGTGTCACGGTTTTAGGATCAGGTAAACCAGCAGCAATTCTGAACGTCTCTGATTTGCTTAAATCAGCCAGGAAAATCTCAGCGCTGAAGAAACATCGCCAAACACCTGCAGCAAAGGTTGCCGGGAAGCGAATACTGATCGTTGATGACACCATCACAGCAAGAATTCTCATGAAAAACATTCTGGAGTCGGCAGGATACCTGGTCAAAACCGCCAACGATGGCACAGAAGCTCTAAAGGTTTTGACCAGAGAAAAATTTGACATGCTACTCACTGATATCGAAATGCCCAAAATGAATGGCATCGAGTTGACAGCAGCAGTCAGAAAAGGCGGTCAGAAGCTGCCGATCATTCTGGTCACATCGATGACCGACCAGAAATT
This is a stretch of genomic DNA from Candidatus Melainabacteria bacterium. It encodes these proteins:
- a CDS encoding purine-binding chemotaxis protein CheW, producing MDKPFTRAEQENLQAMKKAVLKARARVLAKPHKRLEIKTDLLEVVEFVLSGEKYSVRTTDIREVHYLKNVTRIPSTPDFVVGVISLRGQIIVVIDILRFFELPGSEFSVFNKVIIVEKGDIVLGIIADEVTGVRQIEQSTIQPSLSSLAGKRARFLRGITTDGVTILDVEKVLKDKDLLVTEHVED
- a CDS encoding methyl-accepting chemotaxis protein is translated as MFKNLATRHKLLISFSTMIFCILIIAGAACLALSAKSAGETAAQTSTQLLQIAADVDSAQMAIMSSNGDKREILGDLSDMSFDLRRKMAAQSNISDSSFSELEQAVSNYHQGLKQYTQLLQSGDAVGALKFANETQLKKCKAVHSLCSSIAKQQMITDRNERDTILLIACVGGLAVFFGIFCFMALCEEIAAPLQQLTLASQRLAAGDLGAQLPDSNRNDEVGSVVKAYTSMVISLRNISAAAQKVAQGDLRVEVQPRSDEDSLGKAFASMVENMSSATSQIKSAVEVLSNAVSNIMASVSDSASGATETATAVTETTTTVEEVRQTSHIANQKAKNVAESAQKSAQISTMGRKSTEETIQGMKRIREQMDLIADSMVRLSEKSQSIVEIIATVDDLAQQSNLLAVNASIEAAKAGELGRGFAVVAQEVKSMSDQSKHATAQVRKILGEIQQATSSAAMATELGSRAVDAAVTQSNQAGEAISTLASSVAESANAAAQIAVSSQQQLAGVDQVATAMLGIKDATAQNLIAIRRVEEATLTLQELGGTLKVLTKRYQL
- a CDS encoding HAD family hydrolase; this translates as MEQSFLKRESAVLTDGIGPGLQDAVTTTWSDLQQAKKDFADNPVKATSTFLEHHWQDAAMGAAITMANPRGLANAALMAYATRGLWESTASALYQASDPNADMSKVTGDLRNSVSHEGTAFLSSMPMAMVGGMAGKGAANAVFGKDMGAFDMVTGKVSGADVKANLWKIADTVQPPKLKLLVTDIDGTMGAFTDYFAPAVRENIAKISAEQKIPETEIYQKIGVVMDKYRSHDYPWSLEQSGLAEKFNMTAEEFTRQVVDPFWKNMDARRAELLKPFDGVTETLDTLRANGVRIMARSDAPYYIGLARLHTMDLARRMDEFYALETVPPKAEAFSDPKLMEYGAKRVADFMAADKPFEQTQVLSRSGEKPHMGNLKERMDDLNVRPSQTAMFGDSRIKDGGLAEAAGIKFFYAKFGAHPPTEYQNIFGRLASGRDAGPTTSLPDTMVPPKKVYPPIYKTAASYSDILELLNPKRDWSAIKDGVADNALVRPSFRPLAAYSLPFEKKDDR
- a CDS encoding 4a-hydroxytetrahydrobiopterin dehydratase produces the protein MSLSEKTCQPCRGEATALSTTEIVPLLAQLDGWQCEDDKKIVKSFRFDNFQEALDLATKVGAIAQKENHHPDLIVRWGELRVEIWTHASRGLTENDFILAAKIDRCASRN
- a CDS encoding hybrid sensor histidine kinase/response regulator — protein: MTSSEDAFLKKLRAAFVGEAHEQIEHISLGLSQLLSTTDDTERQRIVENTFRELHNMKGSARAVNLLSLEAVCQSLEDIFAQFKRSDREITAALLDTLHEVVDSLSIFLNSLETSESIEHSAALDNILETLSKLDRSEGSKAKSTDASISEDTPLPDWSDTIPTGKGEEESEQATKKKIEDESPESILDSFVFDSSWQESSTPGALFDIAETPPPATTAAPTGFNAVTAPTAALFEATSPMMASTIAESARESIRIPAARLDELLMRAEDMLSLKIMSRQHNSDLNNVGFRFDDFAREFSKIYADVRAARQMIDRDQATSEEIFIESVLTRVLEFLDSQQQQMSVLGAQLSNLQTSSLNDFRIASTTVETFLENTKKLLMMPASTMLELMPKMVRELSRELGKEVDLTINGGTIQLDKRVLSQVKDPLIHILRNSIDHGMEKPEVRLEAGKSRRGSLIISVMPEEGNTVEIVVTDDGAGINIEKIKTLAIKNGLLDTEKSKSMTDAEAIALIFQSSFSTSDTISEISGRGLGLAIAKENIEKLGGRLFVESRRGLGTSFRIKLPVTVATFRGVLIRCSDETLIVPTSDLERLIKVKREHVTISETSRIIKVEGREIPLLRLDDVLELPLSTASPSQHLVMVLRHSDSMCGFEIDEVLEEQEILVKKLSKPLVRVRNVAGVTVLGSGKPAAILNVSDLLKSARKISALKKHRQTPAAKVAGKRILIVDDTITARILMKNILESAGYLVKTANDGTEALKVLTREKFDMLLTDIEMPKMNGIELTAAVRKGGQKLPIILVTSMTDQKFRDEGTEAGADAFFVKSSFDQNNLLDVIKRLM
- a CDS encoding chemotaxis protein CheW, translating into MITRQKTPYLIFAIDDRKLAIELEVVEQVFSAVEITPLEGAPETILGLINVHGAIIVVLNVRKKLDLHQRSIELSDQIIMVNVDDRQLGLLVDDVVEVLQTDPQQFEAMVVPDETPSKPSQARQGFESDNTPIELYDLRNFLSEEEEKQLRQALQTAYKNL
- a CDS encoding NINE protein, whose product is MTEPIQEQSPEPEKPLTDGEPFASMPIDFAVDAAVDAAAAASLAHEQSFDTTDLRPCPDCETLLEPWQLSCHNCGRLCAENAEAPVSVGEDEAYNTVELSQSYQDWLDRGHAALESENYGEAQNCFLEALARTKALPNQVMREIEVRKGLAKALEKLDKRGEATEQYMLLSQLNKDVVAEQSDEFAKRARQLSLSTMDILSSVDRHASFRPPVGSELKLAPLYCGQCKRILLESEVYHVRKGISLRVRCFCGAEGVPLVRSDAKHLRALKTASAVRERKSLLIQAASDQLPEGRRKQTAVILAAVLGGVGAHKFYLGEKVPGMIYLATCWSLIPIVMGWFDAINYSQMSRVTFNLMYNIELVLMRLPAEKEEDLKSDRSDVFSMEITASEPEDFVDQFSKESQT